One region of Syntrophobacter fumaroxidans MPOB genomic DNA includes:
- a CDS encoding acyl-CoA dehydrogenase: MHFKLTEEQELVRAGVREFCQKYVEPIAEEVDMEPRFPMENIKRLAEQDWCGIPYPTQYGGAGADYLTYTIVVEELSRACAATGFTLECQTSLASFPLFKFGTEEQKQKWLTPLCKGQILGSFALTEPGAGTDVAAGSTTAVLDGDSYVLNGTKMFISNAPVAGVFIIFASTDKSKGPKGLSAFIVPADTSGIKPGEHLNKMGIRGALTSEVVLKNCRIPKGNLLGGEGQGFKIAMMTLDGGRIGIAAQALGIAQAALDESIHYSKERVQFGKPISSFQAIQWMLADMATEVEASRFLTYHAAWCYDQGLPYSKEAAMAKLHAAETAARQTNRAIQIHGGIGFIKGHKVERLYRDAKITEIYEGTSEVMRMVISGSILR; encoded by the coding sequence ATGCATTTCAAACTGACGGAAGAACAGGAACTGGTGAGGGCCGGAGTCCGGGAGTTTTGTCAAAAGTACGTGGAGCCCATCGCCGAGGAAGTGGACATGGAGCCGCGTTTTCCGATGGAAAACATCAAGCGCCTGGCCGAGCAGGACTGGTGCGGCATTCCCTACCCGACGCAGTACGGGGGGGCGGGGGCCGACTACCTGACCTACACGATTGTGGTCGAAGAGCTATCGCGGGCGTGCGCGGCAACGGGATTCACTCTCGAATGCCAGACCTCTCTGGCGAGCTTTCCCCTGTTCAAGTTCGGGACCGAGGAGCAGAAGCAAAAGTGGCTGACCCCGCTGTGCAAGGGGCAGATTCTGGGCTCGTTTGCGCTGACCGAACCGGGGGCGGGCACGGATGTGGCCGCGGGGAGCACGACCGCGGTGCTCGACGGAGACTCCTATGTGTTGAACGGCACGAAGATGTTCATTTCCAACGCACCGGTGGCGGGGGTGTTCATCATTTTTGCGAGCACGGACAAGTCCAAGGGGCCCAAGGGTCTGAGCGCGTTCATTGTGCCGGCGGACACGTCGGGGATCAAGCCCGGGGAGCACTTGAACAAGATGGGGATCCGCGGGGCGCTGACCTCCGAGGTGGTCTTGAAAAACTGTCGTATTCCGAAGGGGAACCTGCTGGGAGGAGAAGGCCAGGGGTTCAAGATCGCCATGATGACCCTGGACGGCGGGCGCATCGGGATCGCGGCGCAGGCGTTGGGGATCGCTCAGGCGGCCCTGGATGAGTCCATTCACTATTCCAAGGAGCGGGTCCAGTTCGGAAAGCCCATCAGCTCCTTCCAGGCCATCCAGTGGATGCTGGCCGACATGGCCACGGAGGTCGAGGCCTCGCGGTTTCTGACCTACCACGCCGCCTGGTGTTACGACCAGGGGCTGCCCTACAGCAAGGAGGCGGCCATGGCCAAGCTGCACGCGGCGGAGACGGCGGCGCGGCAGACCAACCGGGCGATCCAGATCCACGGGGGCATCGGGTTCATCAAGGGTCACAAGGTGGAGCGGCTGTACCGCGACGCCAAGATCACCGAGATCTACGAGGGCACCTCGGAGGTCATGCGCATGGTGATCTCGGGCAGTATTCTGCGCTGA
- a CDS encoding 4-hydroxyphenylacetate 3-hydroxylase N-terminal domain-containing protein encodes MGLKTRADYLKSLKGMRPNIYKFGELIEDVTAHAATRRTVESHARGFDASHDPKYAQDFSTVSSFTGEKIHRWNSMMETLEDIMGNSKLKRWMYRFTGSCNGGLCVGWNAQNVMWNVTALIDKECGTHYQERLKKWILGAQEKGLVVAGALTDAKGDRSLRPSQQADPDSNVHVKEVRKDGIVISGTKAMICGVAASNEIFILPGSGYRDEDKDYAVVVVVPRDIEGLTIVETRRPSDTREMEDGFDIPEMGITQAFLFFQDCFVPNERVFMCQEAKFAGKVIEYFTANYRACIGACVAGQGDVMIGAGALMARTNGLAAATFSAKMVEMAVNNETTYCMGIGAMALGKKGPGGMWVADSLTAHTNKVHVATLPYETKRLCQDIGGGVVETGCFPSSKDFNDPKYGHLVRKALQASAKFSAETRARAARLSEWLTLGAGVPGCMHGGGSPDGAKLVVRAFTPVNEFADYARKIAGITEEVPEPEKKK; translated from the coding sequence ATGGGACTGAAGACCAGAGCCGATTACCTGAAGTCACTGAAGGGGATGCGCCCCAACATTTACAAGTTCGGGGAGCTGATCGAGGACGTGACCGCGCATGCGGCCACGCGCAGGACAGTGGAAAGCCACGCCCGGGGATTCGACGCCTCTCATGACCCCAAGTACGCGCAGGATTTCTCGACGGTGTCGAGCTTCACGGGGGAGAAGATCCACCGGTGGAACTCCATGATGGAGACCCTTGAGGACATCATGGGCAATTCCAAGCTCAAGCGCTGGATGTACCGGTTCACGGGCTCGTGCAACGGGGGCTTGTGCGTGGGGTGGAACGCCCAGAACGTGATGTGGAACGTGACGGCGCTCATCGACAAGGAATGCGGGACGCACTACCAGGAGCGGCTCAAGAAGTGGATTCTGGGCGCCCAGGAGAAGGGGCTGGTGGTGGCGGGGGCACTGACGGACGCCAAGGGGGACCGCTCGCTTCGGCCCTCGCAGCAGGCCGACCCGGACAGCAACGTGCACGTCAAGGAAGTGCGCAAGGACGGGATCGTGATCAGCGGCACCAAGGCGATGATTTGCGGCGTGGCGGCATCCAACGAGATTTTCATTCTGCCCGGCAGCGGGTACCGGGATGAGGACAAGGACTACGCGGTGGTGGTGGTGGTGCCCCGGGACATCGAAGGGCTGACCATCGTGGAGACGCGCCGGCCCAGCGACACGCGGGAAATGGAAGACGGGTTCGACATTCCGGAGATGGGGATCACCCAGGCGTTTCTTTTCTTCCAGGACTGCTTCGTGCCCAACGAGCGGGTATTCATGTGCCAGGAAGCCAAGTTTGCCGGGAAGGTTATCGAGTACTTCACGGCCAACTACCGGGCCTGCATCGGGGCCTGCGTGGCCGGGCAGGGGGACGTGATGATCGGGGCGGGGGCGTTGATGGCCCGCACCAACGGTCTGGCGGCGGCAACCTTCAGCGCCAAGATGGTGGAAATGGCCGTGAACAACGAAACGACGTATTGCATGGGCATCGGCGCCATGGCCCTGGGCAAGAAGGGACCTGGAGGAATGTGGGTGGCGGATTCGCTCACGGCTCACACCAACAAGGTGCACGTGGCGACGCTCCCCTACGAGACCAAGCGACTGTGCCAGGACATCGGAGGCGGGGTGGTGGAAACCGGATGTTTTCCATCCTCCAAAGATTTCAACGACCCCAAGTACGGTCACCTGGTGCGCAAGGCGCTGCAGGCCAGCGCGAAGTTCAGCGCGGAGACGAGGGCGCGGGCGGCCCGGCTCTCGGAATGGCTGACCCTGGGGGCGGGAGTGCCGGGCTGCATGCACGGCGGAGGCTCGCCCGACGGGGCGAAGCTGGTGGTCAGGGCCTTCACGCCGGTCAATGAATTCGCCGACTACGCGCGCAAAATCGCGGGCATCACCGAGGAAGTGCCCGAACCCGAAAAGAAGAAATAG
- a CDS encoding acyl CoA:acetate/3-ketoacid CoA transferase, whose protein sequence is MAKFMSAEEAVKLIKSGDTVAISGFVGMGHPEELSLAMEKRFLETGEPRDLILTHGASQNDGKSNWGLNRWGKEGLIRKVISGHWGLQPDIIRLAVEEKIEAYNIPQGTIMHLYHAIASKKPGVLTHVGLKTFVDPRERCGRLNSISKDTYVELMEIGGKEYLFYKAFPVNVAIVRGTSADENGNVSIEHEAISLEFLALALAAKGSGGIVIVQVERLVQAGTIHPMMVKLPKVLVDVVVVAKPENHWQIPMAEQYNPSLCGETRVPLSAVTPLPMSERKVVCRRCAMELVPDAVVNLGIGMPPGVGVVSAEEGISGSLTMTVEPGVIGGVPLGGLYFGTAVNPEAIIDHPNMFDFYDGGGLDLAVLGMAEMDRFGNVNVSKFGPRIAGSGGFINITQSTPRVVFCGTLTANGLKVEVGNGRLKIVTEGKVRKLVDKVEHITFSGEYGRSSGQKILYVTERAVFALRPEGVTLIEIAPGVDLDKDILAQMEFKPLIAPDLKQMDARIFDEKTPMGIKAEILGKNGG, encoded by the coding sequence ATGGCGAAGTTCATGTCTGCCGAGGAGGCGGTCAAACTGATCAAGAGTGGGGATACGGTCGCCATATCGGGATTTGTGGGGATGGGTCATCCGGAGGAGCTATCGCTGGCGATGGAGAAGCGGTTTCTTGAGACCGGAGAGCCGAGGGACCTGATATTGACGCACGGTGCCAGCCAGAACGACGGCAAGTCCAACTGGGGGTTGAACCGGTGGGGCAAGGAGGGGCTGATCCGAAAGGTGATCTCGGGGCACTGGGGGCTTCAGCCGGACATCATCCGTCTGGCGGTGGAGGAGAAGATCGAGGCGTACAACATTCCGCAGGGGACGATCATGCACCTCTACCACGCCATCGCTTCGAAGAAGCCCGGGGTATTGACGCACGTGGGATTGAAGACGTTCGTGGATCCGCGGGAGCGTTGCGGGCGGTTGAATTCGATCAGCAAGGACACGTACGTGGAGCTGATGGAAATCGGGGGCAAAGAGTACCTGTTCTACAAGGCGTTTCCGGTGAACGTGGCCATCGTGCGTGGGACCAGCGCGGATGAGAACGGCAACGTCTCCATCGAGCACGAGGCGATCTCGCTGGAGTTTCTGGCCCTGGCGCTGGCGGCCAAGGGGAGCGGGGGGATCGTGATCGTGCAGGTGGAGCGGCTGGTGCAGGCGGGAACGATCCATCCGATGATGGTCAAGCTGCCCAAGGTGCTGGTGGACGTGGTGGTGGTGGCCAAGCCGGAGAACCACTGGCAGATTCCCATGGCCGAGCAGTACAACCCGAGTCTTTGCGGGGAGACGCGGGTGCCGCTGAGCGCCGTGACGCCTCTGCCCATGAGCGAGCGCAAGGTGGTGTGCCGGCGGTGCGCCATGGAGCTGGTGCCCGATGCGGTGGTGAACCTTGGGATCGGGATGCCGCCTGGAGTGGGGGTGGTGTCTGCCGAGGAGGGGATCAGCGGGAGCCTGACCATGACCGTTGAGCCCGGAGTCATCGGGGGCGTGCCGCTGGGTGGGTTGTATTTCGGCACGGCGGTGAACCCGGAGGCGATCATCGACCATCCCAACATGTTCGACTTCTACGACGGGGGCGGGCTGGACCTGGCCGTTCTGGGAATGGCGGAGATGGACCGGTTCGGCAACGTGAACGTGAGCAAGTTCGGGCCGCGCATCGCGGGATCGGGGGGATTCATCAACATCACGCAGAGCACTCCCCGGGTGGTGTTTTGCGGGACGCTCACGGCCAACGGGCTCAAGGTGGAGGTGGGCAACGGCAGGCTCAAGATCGTCACCGAAGGCAAGGTCAGGAAGCTGGTGGACAAGGTCGAGCACATCACGTTCAGCGGGGAGTACGGGCGCAGCAGCGGTCAGAAGATTCTCTACGTGACGGAGCGCGCGGTTTTCGCGCTGAGGCCCGAAGGGGTGACGCTCATCGAAATCGCGCCCGGAGTGGACCTGGACAAGGACATCCTGGCGCAGATGGAGTTCAAGCCCCTGATCGCCCCGGATCTCAAGCAGATGGACGCGCGCATATTCGATGAGAAGACGCCCATGGGCATCAAGGCGGAGATACTGGGCAAAAACGGCGGCTGA